The following are from one region of the Littorina saxatilis isolate snail1 linkage group LG4, US_GU_Lsax_2.0, whole genome shotgun sequence genome:
- the LOC138964553 gene encoding protein CFAP276-like isoform X1, whose product MATMSTRDPYPFPKQQNDGNFCGTRMKQVAPKTNSWTIYKDSQDVYGVPTHLAQQQNPWNRLNSKHTLSSSRREVYHFDPKAPNDSLDFTLKAKYNHHEEMFKNRNETKYQKETMDADQAGRKLKNRVVVEPKKAPEMNHPISLNAQQRMESASSVKNAIESHHTQTTNKGYTRKPDGGFFSS is encoded by the exons ATGGCTACGATGTCAACAAGGGATCCCTATCCTTTTCCCAAACAGCAAAACGATGGAAATTTCTGTGGCACCAGAATGAAGCAG GTAGCCCCCAAAACCAACAGCTGGACCATCTACAAAGACTCCCAAGATGTGTATGGCGTTCCCACTCACCTTGCCCAGCAGCAAAACCCCTGGAACCGACTCAACAGCAAGCACACACTGAGCAGCTCTCGTCGTGAGGTCTATCACTTCGACCCCAAGGCTCCAAACGATTCACTGGATTTTACTCTCAAGGCCAAGTACAACCACCATGAGGAGATGTTCAAGAACAGGAACGAGACCAAGTACCAGAAAGAAACTATGGATGCTGACCAGGCAGG CCGCAAACTAAAGAACAGAGTGGTGGTTGAACCAAAGAAGGCACCAGAAATGAATCATCCCATCTCTCTTAATGCCCAGCAGAGAATGGAGAGTGCCAGCAGTGTCAAAAACGCTATTG AGAGtcatcacacacagacaaccaaCAAGGGATACACACGAAAGCCAGACGGAGGATTCTTCTCGTCTTGA
- the LOC138964553 gene encoding protein CFAP276-like isoform X2 has protein sequence MATMSTRDPYPFPKQQNDGNFCGTRMKQVAPKTNSWTIYKDSQDVYGVPTHLAQQQNPWNRLNSKHTLSSSRREVYHFDPKAPNDSLDFTLKAKYNHHEEMFKNRNETKYQKETMDADQAGRKLKNRVVVEPKKAPEMNHPISLNAQQRMESASSVKNAIEGAHSEETNAGFSRKSDGGIFVF, from the exons ATGGCTACGATGTCAACAAGGGATCCCTATCCTTTTCCCAAACAGCAAAACGATGGAAATTTCTGTGGCACCAGAATGAAGCAG GTAGCCCCCAAAACCAACAGCTGGACCATCTACAAAGACTCCCAAGATGTGTATGGCGTTCCCACTCACCTTGCCCAGCAGCAAAACCCCTGGAACCGACTCAACAGCAAGCACACACTGAGCAGCTCTCGTCGTGAGGTCTATCACTTCGACCCCAAGGCTCCAAACGATTCACTGGATTTTACTCTCAAGGCCAAGTACAACCACCATGAGGAGATGTTCAAGAACAGGAACGAGACCAAGTACCAGAAAGAAACTATGGATGCTGACCAGGCAGG CCGCAAACTAAAGAACAGAGTGGTGGTTGAACCAAAGAAGGCACCAGAAATGAATCATCCCATCTCTCTTAATGCCCAGCAGAGAATGGAGAGTGCCAGCAGTGTCAAAAACGCTATTG AGGGAGCTCATTCTGAGGAAACCAACGCTGGCTTCTCTCGAAAAAGCGATGGCGGTATCTTTGTATTTTGA